In the genome of Tindallia magadiensis, the window AAATGCCTGAGCATCATGGTACAGGAAGGAGGAATCGTGCATGTTAATGCCCAAACGAGTAAAACGACGTCGCGTTTTCAGAGGGAAAATGAGTGGACGTGCTAATAAAGGAAATACTATTTCATATGGTGATTATGGATTAATGTCTACAGAAGCTGCTTGGATCACCTCAAACCAAATTGAAGCAGCACGTATTGCCATGACTCGATCCATCAAAAGAGGTGGTAAAGTCTGGATTAAAATATTCCCGCATAAACCAGTAACAAAAAAACCTGCAGAAACCAGAATGGGTGCCGGAAAAGGTTCACCAGAATTTTGGGTAGCGGTAGTGAAGCCGGGAAGAATTATGTTTGAGATTGCCGGAGTGTCAGAAGAAAGAGCAAGAGAAGCAATGAGACTTGCGATGCATAAACTACCGGTGAAATGTAAGATTGTTTCAAGAAGAGAACTTGAAGGAATAGGTGGTGAAGCTGATGAAAGCTAAAGTATTACGTGATATGTCAAGTGCAGAATTGAACCAAAAGATGGTTGATGCAAAAAGTGAGTTGTTCAACCTGCGCTTTCAGTTAGCCACAGGTCAGCTGGATAACCCTTTAAGGATCCGCCACGTGAAGAAAGACATCGCTCGTGTAAAAACTATTTTAAGACAGCGTGAATTAGATCAAGGTTAATCAGTTAAACGATATCTGTGCATCCATCAAGGAAAGGAGGCCCTTATCTTGGAAAGAAATAAAAGAAAAACCCGGGTTGGATATGTAACTAGTAATAAAATGGATAAGAGTATTGTTGTTTCGGTGAACAACATCGAACTGCATCCATTATATGGAAAATCAATGAAACGTGTAAAGAAATACAAAGCCCATGACGAAGAAAATCAGTGTCAGACTGGTGATCGGGTTAGAATCATGGAAACCAGACCTTTGTCAAAAGACAAGCGTTGGAGACTGGTTGAAATCATAGAAAAAGCTAAATAAGAGTAAAAACTGAAAGGAGGGGCCGCAATGATTCAGCAAGAGTCCAGGTTGAAAGCAGCGGACAATTCTGGTGCAAAAGAATTACAATGCATTCGTGTTCTTGGCGGTACCAGAAAAAGATATGCAAAGATCGGTGATGTCATCGTTTGTTCCGTAAAAAGCGCAACACCCGGTGGAGTTGTTAAAAAAGGTCAAGTGGTACGAGCGGTTGTGGTGAGAACAAAATCTGATTCTCGACGTAAAGATGGAACGCATATTCGTTTTGATGAAAATGCAGCCGTTATTATAAAAGAGGACAAACAACCAATGGGTACTCGAATCTTCGGACCTGTTGCTCGAGAACTAAGAGAAAAAGAATTCATGAAAATAGTTTCCCTGGCACCGGAAGTATTATAACGAGGAGGTGTGCTGCATGAAGGTCAAAAAAGGAGACACAGTGATCTTGGTTTCCGGTAAAGATAAAGGTAAAACTGGAAAGATTTTGGAAGTATTTCCAAAAAAAGATCGCGTAATTGTCGAAGGAATCAATATGGTTAAGAAACACAAAAAACCTACACAAAAAGTTCAACAGGGTGGTATTGTTAATCAAGAAGCGCCTGTTCATGTATCGAATGTAATGTATTACGACAAAAAAACTGGTCAGGGAACAAAGATCGGATATAAAGTACTTGATACAAAAGAAAAAGTACGTGTTAGTAGAAAAACCGGAGAAGTCATTGACTAATAATCCGCTGAAAGGAGGTGCCACCGGTAATGGCAAGATTGAAAGAGACATATCTAAATGACGTGACGAAATCGATGATGGAAACATTTAAATATAAATCCGTAATGGAAGTGCCCAAACTAGAAAAGATTATTGTTAACATGGGCATCGGTGATGCAAAAGACAATGCTAAGTCGTTAGAAGCAGCAGTCGGCGAGCTGACAATGATTGTTGGTCAAAAACCTGTTATTACAAGAGCAAAAAAATCTGTTTCTAACTTTAAGGTTCGAGAAGGAATGCCGGTTGGAGCGAAAGTAACATTAAGAGGAAACAAAATGTACGAATTTGCTGACCGACTGCTAAACATTGCCCTTCCTCGTGTTAGAGACTTTCGAGGGGTTAGTGCGAAAGCCTTTGATGGACGAGGCAATTATTCTTTAGGGATTAAAGAACAATTAATCTTCCCGGAAATCGAATATGATAAAGTTGAAAAAGTAAGAGGAATGGATATAATATTTGTAACAACAGCGAAGACAGATGAAGAGTCTCGCGAATTATTGAAATTGATGGGAATGCCGTTTGAAAAGTAAGAAGTAAAGGAGGCGCAGGCCAGTGGCAAAAAAATCACTGATAGTAAAGCAACAGCGAAAGCCTAAGTTTTCCACACAGGCATATAGTAGATGCAAGCGTTGTGGAAGACCTCATGCATATTTAAGAAAGTTTGGCATTTGTCGAATTTGTTTTAGAGAACTGGCATATAAAGGACAAATACCAGGGGTTAGAAAAGCCAGCTGGTAGATTCGGAAGGAGGGAAACGCCATGACAATGACTGATCCATTGGCAGATATGCTGACACGTATCAGAAATGCGAGTGCTGTAAAGCATGAATCGGTTGATGTTCCTGCATCAAACATAAAGAAAGAAATTGCGCGATTACTGTTGGAAGAAGGCTTCATTAAAAGTTATGATGCTATCGAAGACGGGAAACAGGGACTGATTCGGATTCAGTTAAAATATGGAAAGAACGAAGAAAAAGTTATTTCAGGAATTAAAAGAATCTCTAAACCGGGATTGCGTGTATATGCTAATAAAGATGATGTGCCAAGAGTTCTTGGTGGTTTAGGAGTAGCTATTATTTCCACTTCAAAAGGACTGGTAACAGATAAGCAGGCACGAGAAGCTGGAGTAGGTGGAGAAGTAATCGCTTACGTTTGGTAGAGAAATGTTAGATACAAGGAGGTGGAACCATGTCTAGAATCGGAAAAAAAGCTATTCAACTGCCGCAAGAGGTAAATGTAACAGTTGATGAAAATAATTATGTAACGGTGAAAGGTCCACTAGGAACGCTTAGTGAACAAATTAATAAAGATATGATTATTTCTCGAGAAGAAGATGAAATTCTTATCAAAAGACCGTCAGACAATAAAAAACATAAATCTTTACATGGACTAACTCGTTCGCTAATCGCTAATATGGTACATGGCGTAACGAAAGGTTATGAAAAGAAACTGGAAATTGTAGGTGTAGGATATAGGGCTGTTAAGCAGGGAAATCAAATTGTTCTAAGCCTTGGATATTCCCATACTATTGAACTTACAGCACCAGAAGGTATTACGATAGAAGCACCTACGCAGACAGAAGTAGTGGTTAAAGGTATTGATAAGCAGCGAGTAGGTAATTATGCAGCGAAAATAAGAGCGTATCGTAAGCCTGAACCATATAAAGGAAAAGGTGTTCGCTATGCCGGCGAATATATAAGACGTAAAGAAGGAAAGACAGGTAAATAGTGTAATGAAAGGGGTGTCAAAAGTTGCTCAAAAAGCCCAGTAAAAACAGTCTGAGATTAAAACGACACAAAAGACTACGTAATAAAGTTAATGGTACGCCACAGCGACCAAGATTAAATGTTTATAGAAGCTTAAATAATATTTACGCACAGGTTATTGATGATGTTAATGGAAAAACACTTGTTGCTGCTTCTTCCTTAGAAAAAGAAGTGAAAGATCAAGTTGAATCCTGCGCATCAAAAGAAGCATCAGCTCTTGTTGGTAAAATCGTTGCAGAAAGAGCTGTAGAACAGGGAATAACAGAGGTGACTTTCGATCGTGGTGGATACATTTACCATGGACGTGTTAAATCATTGGCAGATAGTGCCAGAGAAGCCGGGTTGAAGTTTTAGGGAGACTGGTATTATTAAAGAAGGAGGGTAATTAATGCAGAAGGACCGAATCGACGCTTCACAACTTGACATCAAAGAGCAGGTTGTTGATATACGACGTGTCACCAAGGTAGTAAAAGGTGGACGTAACTTTCGATTTGCAGCTATTGTCGTCGTTGGAGACGAAAATGGCCATGTAGGAATAGGATCTGGAAAAGCAATGGAGATTCCAGATGCAATTCGAAAAGGAATAGATGATGCTAAAAAGAATATGATTCAGATTCCAACAAAAGGAACTACCATACCTCATGAAGTGCGAGGACATTTTGGAGCTGGTAAAGTACTAATTATGCCAGCTGTTGAAGGTACTGGTATCATTGCAGGTGGACCAGTGCGTTCTGTTTTGGAATTGGCTGGACTTAAAGATGTAAGAGCGAAATCGCTAGGCTCTAACAATTCGAGAAATATGGTTAATGCAACGATGGCGGGATTGAAGGAACTAAAAAGAGCGGATGAAGTTGCTCGCCTGCGGGGAAAATCCGTGGAAGAAATTTTGGGTTAGGAGTGAACTGTTATGGCAACAATAAAAATCAAGTTGACTAAAAGCCTGATCGGAAGACTTCCCAAGCAGCGTAAAACGGCAGAGGCCCTGGGATTGAAAAAAATCGGACAGGTAGTAGAAAAAGAAAACAATCCTTCTATCATGGGTATGGTTGAAACTGTAAAACACATGGTAGAAGTAGAAGAAGCTTAATAACAGGAGGTGGGAACATGAAACTGCATGAACTGAAACCGGCAGCGGGCGCTGTAACAAAGCCAAAACGCAAAGGAAGAGGTACGGGATCTGGTTTGGGCAAAAGCGCTGGTCGTGGTGGAGACGGACAACGTTCAAGAAGCGGCGGTGGTGTTAGACCTGGTTTTGAAGGTGGACAAATGCCTCTAGCTCGTCGCATTCCCAAACGAGGATTTACGAATATCTTCAAAAAGCAGTATAACCTGATCAATATCAATGACTTAAATGCTTTTGATGATAATACGGAAATAACGGCAGAGTTTCTAAAAGAAAAAGGACTCATTAAAAAGATTGAAAAAAATGGGTTGAAAATTTTAGGCGATGGTGAACTTACTAAAAAACTAACCGTAAAAGCTACAAAGTTTACAAAATCTGCAGCAGATAAAATAGAAAGTGCCGGCGGAAAGGCAG includes:
- the rplP gene encoding 50S ribosomal protein L16, with product MLMPKRVKRRRVFRGKMSGRANKGNTISYGDYGLMSTEAAWITSNQIEAARIAMTRSIKRGGKVWIKIFPHKPVTKKPAETRMGAGKGSPEFWVAVVKPGRIMFEIAGVSEERAREAMRLAMHKLPVKCKIVSRRELEGIGGEADES
- the rpmC gene encoding 50S ribosomal protein L29 — translated: MKAKVLRDMSSAELNQKMVDAKSELFNLRFQLATGQLDNPLRIRHVKKDIARVKTILRQRELDQG
- the rpsQ gene encoding 30S ribosomal protein S17; protein product: MERNKRKTRVGYVTSNKMDKSIVVSVNNIELHPLYGKSMKRVKKYKAHDEENQCQTGDRVRIMETRPLSKDKRWRLVEIIEKAK
- the rplN gene encoding 50S ribosomal protein L14, giving the protein MIQQESRLKAADNSGAKELQCIRVLGGTRKRYAKIGDVIVCSVKSATPGGVVKKGQVVRAVVVRTKSDSRRKDGTHIRFDENAAVIIKEDKQPMGTRIFGPVARELREKEFMKIVSLAPEVL
- the rplX gene encoding 50S ribosomal protein L24, with protein sequence MKVKKGDTVILVSGKDKGKTGKILEVFPKKDRVIVEGINMVKKHKKPTQKVQQGGIVNQEAPVHVSNVMYYDKKTGQGTKIGYKVLDTKEKVRVSRKTGEVID
- the rplE gene encoding 50S ribosomal protein L5, translating into MARLKETYLNDVTKSMMETFKYKSVMEVPKLEKIIVNMGIGDAKDNAKSLEAAVGELTMIVGQKPVITRAKKSVSNFKVREGMPVGAKVTLRGNKMYEFADRLLNIALPRVRDFRGVSAKAFDGRGNYSLGIKEQLIFPEIEYDKVEKVRGMDIIFVTTAKTDEESRELLKLMGMPFEK
- a CDS encoding type Z 30S ribosomal protein S14, which encodes MAKKSLIVKQQRKPKFSTQAYSRCKRCGRPHAYLRKFGICRICFRELAYKGQIPGVRKASW
- the rpsH gene encoding 30S ribosomal protein S8, with product MTMTDPLADMLTRIRNASAVKHESVDVPASNIKKEIARLLLEEGFIKSYDAIEDGKQGLIRIQLKYGKNEEKVISGIKRISKPGLRVYANKDDVPRVLGGLGVAIISTSKGLVTDKQAREAGVGGEVIAYVW
- the rplF gene encoding 50S ribosomal protein L6; the protein is MSRIGKKAIQLPQEVNVTVDENNYVTVKGPLGTLSEQINKDMIISREEDEILIKRPSDNKKHKSLHGLTRSLIANMVHGVTKGYEKKLEIVGVGYRAVKQGNQIVLSLGYSHTIELTAPEGITIEAPTQTEVVVKGIDKQRVGNYAAKIRAYRKPEPYKGKGVRYAGEYIRRKEGKTGK
- the rplR gene encoding 50S ribosomal protein L18, which gives rise to MLKKPSKNSLRLKRHKRLRNKVNGTPQRPRLNVYRSLNNIYAQVIDDVNGKTLVAASSLEKEVKDQVESCASKEASALVGKIVAERAVEQGITEVTFDRGGYIYHGRVKSLADSAREAGLKF
- the rpsE gene encoding 30S ribosomal protein S5 is translated as MQKDRIDASQLDIKEQVVDIRRVTKVVKGGRNFRFAAIVVVGDENGHVGIGSGKAMEIPDAIRKGIDDAKKNMIQIPTKGTTIPHEVRGHFGAGKVLIMPAVEGTGIIAGGPVRSVLELAGLKDVRAKSLGSNNSRNMVNATMAGLKELKRADEVARLRGKSVEEILG
- the rpmD gene encoding 50S ribosomal protein L30, producing the protein MATIKIKLTKSLIGRLPKQRKTAEALGLKKIGQVVEKENNPSIMGMVETVKHMVEVEEA
- the rplO gene encoding 50S ribosomal protein L15, translated to MKLHELKPAAGAVTKPKRKGRGTGSGLGKSAGRGGDGQRSRSGGGVRPGFEGGQMPLARRIPKRGFTNIFKKQYNLININDLNAFDDNTEITAEFLKEKGLIKKIEKNGLKILGDGELTKKLTVKATKFTKSAADKIESAGGKAEVI